From Methylosinus sp. C49, one genomic window encodes:
- the tnpB gene encoding IS66 family insertion sequence element accessory protein TnpB (TnpB, as the term is used for proteins encoded by IS66 family insertion elements, is considered an accessory protein, since TnpC, encoded by a neighboring gene, is a DDE family transposase.), translating to MIIPSQGLRIVLAVRPVDFRCGHDALAALVQNKLGLDPHSGLIVVFRSKRKDRLKILLWDGTGLVLIYKRLGDNGFSWPQISDGVLQLSRVQFEALFDGLNWKRVGERIVATPTAAN from the coding sequence GTGATCATTCCCTCGCAAGGGTTGCGGATCGTGCTCGCCGTGCGTCCCGTCGATTTTCGTTGCGGGCATGATGCGCTGGCCGCTCTGGTGCAAAACAAGCTCGGACTCGATCCGCATTCCGGCCTCATCGTCGTGTTCCGCTCGAAGCGAAAGGATCGCTTGAAGATTTTACTGTGGGACGGAACCGGACTCGTGCTGATCTACAAGCGTCTTGGCGATAACGGTTTTTCTTGGCCGCAGATCAGCGACGGCGTCCTGCAATTGAGCCGGGTGCAGTTCGAAGCTCTATTCGACGGGCTCAACTGGAAGCGCGTCGGCGAGCGGATCGTGGCGACGCCGACCGCGGCGAACTGA